The DNA window ACTCAAATAGTATAGAGTTTGACGTAGCTTTGGCTATACGCACACAtgcgtatatataataaatatacaaaatgaacgtagtttatggaaaaggatctaacccacaaacattgccaatagaatttaaactttctgacaataacaatagtcattcatttcaatggcaattttatggagataaatccttttcgctaaactacgtccaaattttcgtaattataaattgtcaaaaacgctgcgcgatttgacataggtcttgcctcctcgaggcccgccggccgtctgacatttttgacaataaGGACACATATTGTATACGATTGAcgtatgaaagaaagagaaacgaaaccgcataaaatggccgttttctgttgaattcatgatatcgtaaatgatgataaatctttgtatatacgataataaaaaatatttccttctacgagagactagataatttggaaaccttcactttaaagtaggttagactgattaaagttgcatatttttttcacaatgttagttaaacgaaaaattaaggccttactttggattaaatttctatcgagaaaattgtaagcattcgtgtttcgagctgtacaaaaatttcaatcatatagtcaagatatacatatccaaaaatcagatctctaggtttccggggctaagcacaccagtgaatctaaaatcctaatatttatcgatgcaTGGCCTTAATTAATTCAACTAGAGTTCGAGGAGGAGTTTACTGCGAACTACCTATTGTAGTCTTGAGTTGAATGCCCAGTGAAAATTAAAGGAAACATTTAAACTTTACTGAGTATTtaataactataaaaaaataaattgaaaaacctCCGATcgcgatatagtagaccgattttcatgaaacatggctaagaacactcccaactaactcagctttcagacaaaaaaaaaactaaatctaaatcggttcatccgttcgggagctactaagcaacagacagacacacacacacagacagacggacaaacagacagacagacacgtcaaacttataacacctcgtcgtttttgcgtcgggggttaaaagaaaGGCAATACAAATATAGAAACACGCTGTTATATCTAgctcttacggctcagccacattggtctaagcgcgacagcggtgagcggcggccatacattggagcgagacacagcggtgggacttttcattcactCGTATgactgccgctcgccgctgccgcgcttagaccaatgtcgtggctgagccgttagaaataagatcgtgtcagacATTTTCGAGCCCTTCTCTCTTTGTGCAGTGATACTGCCGCTGACTGTACATTTATTATGATTATGTTATTAagttttaaccccgacgcaaaaacgacggggtgttatacctatgtttgacgtgtctgtctgtttgtctgtctgtctgtgggtgTGTGTCtctggcatcgtagttcccgaacggatgaaccgatttagatttagtttttttttatttgaatgctgagttagtcgggagtgttcttagccatgtttcatgaaaatcggtccactatgtcgcggtcgggggttttttgaaaattttaattttgtgattaggttagtTACCTGTAGACATTTTCCTATAACCCACTTCTGTATGGTGTTCAATCTGTGTTTATATGTAGTGCTCACTTCGTACGGTAGAAATTCTCTTAATAGTATGATTCCATCGGATTCCTGAAAACGATTTTAGAGGCtggtaattattaaattattttttatcagatTTATAGGTACCGTCTCCATCAGCTACATCAGTCTACTACACACGTcacttcaggccccgtagccgaatggcatttttgcgacgcgaaataaaaacgaaacgccgcgaaatgtagtctggctctgtcgcaccaatacgcaagagcgatagagatagatagctacgaaaaagaTATTATAGTGAggaatcgtgagcgtttgtgcattcggctacgaacACTGGTCTCTATTATCAGAGTTAGGATGCcattccaccagagatgtgctaCGCTACGTTGCTATGGAtgcatctggccccgtagccgaatggcatttctccgacgccaaacgaaagcgatacgccgctggctctgtcgcgccaatacgcaagcgcgatagagatagatatctattagcgcttcgtttcgtgagcggttcgtgagcgtttgtgccattcggctagccaccctgatatcCAATCATTTTTGGTCCACATAGCATAGCACTGTTAGAAACGGGTTCCACTAAGCTGTGACTTTTATATGGAAAGATGGTTGCCTTGGATACGTGCTATGGATGTGTGCTACGGATGCGTGTTATGGATACGTGCTACGGATGCGTTATATAGATGCGTGCTATGGATGATTGAGAGTCATATAGAAATAGTAGGCTCGCGTTTATCACCTGCCTGGCATAGCTGCCTCGGGCTGCGCATCTACCATAGTCTCGCATAGCTACGTAGATTTGTATTGGTGAGAACGGTCACTGAGTCTTCGCAGCATAGCATCTCTGGTGGGACCCTTAAAGTGCGTGTTTCGACATCTGTGAGCATTTTGCCTGCCGAACAACGAGACctattttcatcatcatcatcatttcagccattaattgcccactgctgagcataggcctcccttcctgtacgccacttatcccggtcctgggctaatctcatccagaagtgcccctcAGTTTTTCGaacgtccacccaacgagccaacggatgccaggcacttcttacatcTGATAGCtaccaccattcggtcaacattttggtccacctagACCTAATTTATTTGCGTCTTTGTAAACAGACTGTTtacttacttttattatttcatcAATGTTATCAATAGCCTTTTCCGTGCTAATGCTGCACAGCATGATGGGGCGCCGAACTTTCTTGCTGATACACTTCTTTACTGTTTTGATTCCTTCTTTGTCTTCTACGTGGTTGAGAATGATTGCGTCGACCTTTAACATCAAGAACACATAACATTCCAAATATAAGCATACAgaccttagggccacttgcaccaacgaaaatggaggcttaacccaccattttatatggaatttgatagCCCAcaaaccctgagttaagtggttggtgcaagtgggccttattgtCATTGCATTAAATAGTTgtaactataggtattattgAAATGTTGGCTTGTACAGATGTTTGTGAACTCGAATGTACATGTACACGTACAGACTTATATGTTTGTGATATTATTTCAAGTTGTTTTGTACTATTTACGGTGCGACAAAACTATTATTTCTGCAACTTCTGTATAccaaaaaattttgattttagTTTCTCAGCAATAAAAATTTCGCTTACCTGATTTTCTATGACAAATTTGATCACATTTGAGTCCCTTTTCGTAACGAATGGTCTCGTCGTTTTCAAACCTCGGAAACAAACACCGCATATGTGTCTCAATTTACCGGTTTTCATTACCAATGTCTTGATGCTCTTTGGGCTCACAATCTCAGTACAGACAAGACTGATTTCATCCCCGTCTATAGCTATCTCCATACCAACGTGAACTTCGCTAGCGAGGTTAGGATTATCAACGAATATTTTACTAGTGTTACATTTGTTGATGTATGCTGTATCGCATGTGAGCTGGACTACCGAATCTTTCTTTAGTACAATGTATGGAACGtcctaaaataaatttaaaattagttttaataatatgaggataggagcgaatggcggaatattgtgtcggaggccaagatccacttcgggtcgctgagccatcgcagtaagtaatATGACTACTTTCTTGAAATGATCTACGTAGATTTGTAGACAAAGATCACAAAGATGATACGGAAGCTGCACTGGAATGTGCTAGAgtattattatattctattatttatatttatctatcTCGATCAACGTACTGGTTTAACAACTTTGCtgcaaataacctaaccacaaaattaaaattttgaaaaaactgcCGACCgcctagtgaaccgattttcatgaaacatggctaagaacactcccgagctCCCGACTAtctcagttttcagacaaaatcggttcatccgttcgagagctacgatgccacagacacacacacacacacacagacagacagacagacaaacagacagacagacagacatacagacagtcatacacacagacagacacgtcaaacttatagcaccccttcgtttttgcgtcgggggttaaaaaagataCGGGATATGATTGTTCGGAAGGACAAGATTCGTGGAATGTATGGGGAATACTATTACCTATACTAAGTTGTATTGATAGGTAATGTAATCAATTTAGTATTCCATATGAAACTCGCCTGTTCCAGAATTCCAGTCTTAACTGTGCGATTCTTCAGGTCAATGCACGTCGCAAGAGGCCAGTTCGACACGCCATATTTCTGGCAGCAGTTGGTAGTGGCTGCTTTGATTTTTCCCAGAAGTTTCATGTTGTCCTTGGTGGACTGGTGAGAGATCCTGAACCGGGCTACATTCAGACCGGCTTCCATCATCTTCTGGACATCGACGGCGGTGACGACGCTGTTTGCTGGAATAGATGAGGTAGAAAAATACTAATGTTTTTAAAAGCTAAATTTTTTCGTGCCAAACAggataattttattgatattagACAGGTAATTGTAGCAGTGCGAAAAGACGATCTGCATAGCCAAAAAACTGCTTAGTTGAAAACTGCTTAGTTTATAGCGTAAAACATATAGCGGCCGTCGTGGGCCGCTTCCATACTTCGTCTTTACTTCCTACTTAGTACGAAATATGCCGCTATATGATGGCAACACAATCCTAGGAAAccaggccctgtagccgaaaggcatttctacgacgcgaaacgaaaacgaaacgccgcgaagtCGCCGCGAAGTTCGCCgcggtagtctggctctgttgcgccaatacgcacgagcgatagaaatagatatctacgagcgtttcgtttcgtgagcgtttcgtgagcatttgtgccattcggctacgtaggtACCCTGAGCTTATAAAGGTTTACCTAAAGTTGCTATGATGACACTACGTCTTCGCTTGAATATTTTATCGCTGAGAATATCTTTATGAGTCAATGTACTAAAATCTATATTCTGCAATTCACTAGTCATTTCACCGACTTGTGTTGTATGAATCATTTTTGCAATTGTTGTATAAGTACtagtttatattataaaataagtatcacataaaaattaattgattcataaattctatacgattataaaaataatgatattgtAGTCGTAAAACGCTAAAAATAAACGCAACGAAAAGTTGTATTTTTGTAACAAAATTAGACATATGTGTCATTTTCAAGTGTCACTCATGTCATGTCATTCTGTTTTCACCTTTTTAGTAAACTGTGTAACCTtatagaaatacaaaaagttttctAATCAGTTCATATGTTCATATCAAAGAGTACGTACGTAcgcaaagagcattga is part of the Leguminivora glycinivorella isolate SPB_JAAS2020 unplaced genomic scaffold, LegGlyc_1.1 Scaffold12, whole genome shotgun sequence genome and encodes:
- the LOC125242189 gene encoding pyruvate kinase-like, whose amino-acid sequence is MIHTTQVGEMTSELQNIDFSTLTHKDILSDKIFKRRRSVIIATLANSVVTAVDVQKMMEAGLNVARFRISHQSTKDNMKLLGKIKAATTNCCQKYGVSNWPLATCIDLKNRTVKTGILEQDVPYIVLKKDSVVQLTCDTAYINKCNTSKIFVDNPNLASEVHVGMEIAIDGDEISLVCTEIVSPKSIKTLVMKTGKLRHICGVCFRGLKTTRPFVTKRDSNVIKFVIENQVDAIILNHVEDKEGIKTVKKCISKKVRRPIMLCSISTEKAIDNIDEIIKESDGIILLREFLPYEVSTTYKHRLNTIQKWVIGKCLQAGKPIYISGGVMQNAVRYGVIASNEVSDVTNAILDGVSGFILKDCENIDNAIDAVKLLDDICRTVEPYTCTKNGFWRLTNQYLMPVNAAEASVMACIALANQANAQVIILPTVTGRTAKALIQVRPCCLVLAVCTNVRVTRMLQLYKSMVPLLYSGEPSKRFYLTLTARINFAVEYAVKVDWLHYGDTYAVLKRSTDGSSYCDMISILTVGISNKPMVECEDGDDMGEAQDISDQKLNETDTQ